A single Alosa sapidissima isolate fAloSap1 chromosome 17, fAloSap1.pri, whole genome shotgun sequence DNA region contains:
- the atf5b gene encoding uncharacterized protein atf5b: TRRSHSRENFRISFVCLVGFITPPPQRANDSQSQEERGEEPLRKRQIIGEYSTDWMTEKEELCSFSPSSESSPGSSQPASPPEHDVQVPSDLHIMTSLLQEELSQFEDYFLSDFSPAKVEKWQKSHKGVQGMDSTLCYEFPYASHSPSQSETNPLLVSLGELDQVGFCGGPMGRPKMLRPTAFNNGPPHYSGRRVAPNAFREGMDSQKQTWTLQKETWTSKESYSGFDSMVLDHSSVDRTFGKNAGGVKKVKECAILLKEEENYCFRGDVFCSVEMAPGYCVSGPLNGHSKKESHLMHGMKNVGWQDRMDIPFLQCNGNGRNLEFSEPEAAEEYFYQHGVGAAEPCPGFMDPLDASVKGVVSEPQLQNHRPYHECLGEGFECVLGGDSVVSAMHRPVQRPKDKLCALKGELRAVPMEGQPGERKQKKRDQNKTAAHRYRQRKRAELDSLEAELQGLEGQNRALRDKAESVEREIQYVKDLLIEVYKARSQRIKDDISA; encoded by the exons TCGTTTGCTTGGTCGGGTTCATCACTCCCCCTCCCCAACGGGCTAACGATAGCCAAtcacaggaggagagaggggaggagccaCTGCGGAAACGACAAATAATTG GTGAATATTCCACAGACTGGATGACCGAAAAAGAAGAATTATGCTCATTTTCCCCTTCGTCTGAATCGTCTCCTGGCTCCTCACAACCTGCCTCTCCCCCAGAACATGACGTTCAGGTGCCCTCTGATTTGCACATCATGACGTCACTCTTGCAAGAGGAACTTTCTCAGTTTGAGGATTATTTCCTCTCAGACTTCAGCCCGGCCAAAGTGGAGAAATGGCAAAAGAGCCACAAAGGTGTACAAGGAATGGATTCAACCTTGTGCTACGAATTTCCATATGCTTCGCACAGCCCAAGCCAATCAGAAACGAACCCGCTGCTAGTTAGCCTGGGGGAACTCGATCAAGTGGGTTTCTGTGGAGGTCCAATGGGAAGACCCAAAATGTTGCGACCCACGGCATTCAACAATGGTCCTCCACACTACAGCGGCCGAAGGGTTGCGCCCAATGCATTCAGGGAAGGCATGGACTCACAGAAGCAGACATGGACTTTACAGAAAGAAACGTGGACTTCCAAAGAGAGCTACTCAGGGTTCGATAGCATGGTGCTTGACCACAGCTCTGTGGACAGAACTTTCGGGAAGAACGCAGGAGGTGTTAAGAAGGTCAAAGAATGTGCCATATTGTTGAAGGAAGAAGAAAACTATTGTTTCCGGGGCGATGTTTTTTGTAGTGTCGAGATGGCCCCGGGTTATTGTGTGAGTGGACCCTTGAATGGCCACTCAAAGAAGGAAAGCCATCTGATGCATGGGATGAAGAACGTTGGTTGGCAGGATAGGATGGATATTCCGTTTTTGCAGTGCAACGGTAATGGGAGGAACCTGGAGTTCTCCGAGCCAGAGGCCGCTGAGGAGTACTTCTACCAGCACGGCGTCGGCGCAGCAGAACCCTGCCCGGGCTTCATGGACCCCCTGGACGCCTCAGTGAAAGGGGTGGTCTCGGAGCCCCAGCTGCAGAACCACCGGCCCTACCACGAATGCCTTGGAGAAGGTTTCGAATGTGTCTTAGGAGGGGACAGCGTGGTGTCGGCCATGCACAGGCCAGTGCAGAGACCAAAGGACAAGCTCTGTGCACTGAAAGGAGAACTGAGAGCTGTCCCCATGGAGGGCCAACCTGGAGAGCGGAAGCAGAAGAAACGAGACCAGAACAAAACTGCTGCTCACAG GTATCGTCAGCGTAAGAGGGCGGAGCTGGACTCTCTGGAGGCGGAGCTTCAGGGACTAGAGGGACAGAACCGGGCACTCCGCGACAAGGCGGAGTCGGTAGAGCGAGAGATTCAGTATGTCAAAGATCTTCTCATCGAGGTCTACAAGGCGCGCAGCCAGCGCATTAAAGATGATATCAGTGCCTAA